The proteins below are encoded in one region of Aquisphaera giovannonii:
- a CDS encoding DUF444 family protein: MRKIDRDANRFKQIVRGKIKSDLRKYITHGEMIGKSGGEFVSIPLPQIELPEFRYGSKNRGGVGQGPGDVGTPIGRSGEGEPGQGAGEAPGQHILEVELTMDDLAQILGEELALPRIEPKGRANIVEEKDKYTGIRQTGPESLRHFKRTYKKALKRQIASNSYDPRDPLVIPIREDKLYRSWNPISLPQFNAVVLYLMDVSGSMTDDQKEIVRTEAFWIDTWLKSQYDGVTTRYIIHDAVAREVDEHTFYHTRESGGTRISSAYALANKIIEESHSPLDWNIYILHFSDGDNWGEDNRHCIGLLRDQLLPRCNLFCYGQVESPYGSGEFYRELEEAFDEAPNLALSEIRNKEGIYDSIKEFLGRGR, encoded by the coding sequence GTGCGGAAAATCGATCGAGATGCCAATCGGTTCAAGCAGATCGTCCGCGGCAAGATCAAGTCCGACCTGCGTAAGTACATCACGCACGGCGAGATGATCGGCAAGTCGGGCGGCGAGTTCGTATCGATCCCCCTGCCCCAGATCGAGCTGCCGGAATTCCGCTACGGCTCCAAGAACCGGGGCGGGGTCGGCCAGGGGCCCGGCGACGTGGGGACGCCCATCGGCCGCTCGGGCGAGGGCGAGCCGGGCCAGGGGGCCGGCGAGGCGCCCGGCCAGCACATCCTCGAGGTCGAGCTCACGATGGACGACCTCGCCCAGATCCTGGGCGAGGAGCTGGCGCTGCCGCGGATCGAGCCCAAGGGCCGCGCCAACATCGTCGAGGAGAAGGACAAGTACACGGGCATCCGCCAGACCGGCCCGGAGAGCCTCCGGCACTTCAAGCGGACCTACAAGAAGGCCCTCAAGCGGCAGATCGCCTCGAACTCGTACGACCCCCGGGACCCGCTGGTCATCCCGATCCGCGAGGACAAGCTGTACCGCTCCTGGAACCCGATCTCGCTGCCGCAGTTCAACGCCGTGGTCCTGTACCTGATGGACGTCTCCGGCTCCATGACCGACGACCAGAAGGAGATCGTCCGCACCGAGGCGTTCTGGATCGACACCTGGCTCAAGAGCCAGTACGACGGCGTGACGACCCGGTACATCATCCACGACGCGGTCGCCCGGGAGGTGGACGAGCACACCTTCTACCACACCCGCGAGAGCGGCGGCACGCGGATCAGCTCCGCCTACGCGCTGGCCAACAAGATCATCGAGGAGAGCCACTCGCCCCTCGACTGGAACATCTACATCCTGCACTTCTCCGACGGCGACAACTGGGGCGAGGACAACCGGCACTGCATCGGCCTGCTCCGGGACCAGCTCCTGCCCCGCTGCAACCTCTTCTGCTACGGCCAGGTGGAGAGCCCCTACGGCTCCGGCGAGTTCTACCGCGAGCTCGAGGAGGCCTTCGACGAGGCCCCGAACCTCGCCCTCTCGGAGATCCGCAACAAGGAAGGGATCTACGACTCGATCAAGGAATTCCTGGGCCGGGGCCGCTAG
- a CDS encoding Uma2 family endonuclease has protein sequence MATVTKPEGTIATTRKAEAEGDQLVTMRGIDWQGYLTILDMKTDRRFPRVVFLDGEVSFMSPSPTHEFLNDRLRSFLRAVLSGLGIPFLPLGSTTFRREERRGGVEGGQTYYLVNRGHVRDKKRIDLSVDPPPDLAVEIVVTHPADDTLEVYRRLRVPEVWVCTETELVFLVLDRNGHYARTDSSVALPGISAAEIHSWITRGGYDDEGAWDHDLRRWIAEVLSPRLRETTR, from the coding sequence ATGGCGACCGTCACGAAGCCAGAAGGCACGATCGCGACCACGAGGAAAGCAGAGGCCGAAGGCGACCAGCTCGTCACGATGCGGGGCATCGACTGGCAGGGGTATCTGACCATCCTCGATATGAAAACGGATCGCCGGTTCCCCCGGGTGGTCTTCCTCGATGGTGAGGTCTCTTTCATGTCGCCTTCCCCGACGCATGAATTCCTCAACGATCGCCTCCGTTCTTTCCTTCGCGCCGTCCTGTCCGGGCTCGGGATTCCCTTCTTGCCGCTCGGATCGACCACATTCCGCCGGGAGGAAAGACGGGGCGGGGTGGAAGGCGGCCAGACTTACTACCTGGTCAATCGCGGTCATGTCCGCGACAAGAAGCGTATCGATCTGAGCGTCGATCCGCCCCCGGACCTGGCCGTCGAGATCGTCGTCACGCACCCGGCGGACGACACCCTGGAGGTCTACCGGCGGCTCCGCGTGCCGGAGGTTTGGGTCTGCACGGAAACGGAGCTCGTGTTCCTGGTCCTGGATCGGAATGGACACTATGCACGAACCGACTCCAGCGTAGCCCTCCCCGGAATTTCTGCGGCCGAGATCCATTCCTGGATCACTCGGGGCGGATACGACGACGAGGGGGCCTGGGATCATGACCTTCGCCGATGGATCGCCGAGGTCCTCTCCCCCCGTCTCCGCGAGACGACGCGATGA
- a CDS encoding SpoVR family protein — translation MSIVNTHNLPADLRAIQLETEEHARSYGLDFFDCIFEVLDYDEISEIAALGGFPTRYPHWRFGMEYQQLSKGYRYGLQKIYEMVINNDPCYAYLLRCNQLVDQKLVMAHVYGHNDFFKNNIWFGQTNRKMMDETANHGSRIRSYMERFGEDVVEGFIDSCLSLENLIDIYSPHIKRRDAISRYDFTPDDAEEDRSGKFQSKGYMDAFINPPDILKAEALKREAEKEKQKPMSFPEQPERDVLLFLLEHAPLKAWQYDVLAIVREEAYYFAPQGQTKIMNEGWASFWHSTIMTQKTLHPSELLDYADHHSGTMATQPGRLNPYKLGIELLRDIEERWNKGQFGPEWEECDDYEAKRRWDRQLGLGRQKIFEVRRIHNDVTFIDTFLTQDFCRRYQLFSYKHNDQNDTYEIESREFKKIKERLLFNLTNFGQPIIRVKDGNYRNRGELYLAHEHFGIDLKLDYAQDTLRHLHRLWTRPTHLETVADGRPTLLSFDGTDHSIRPLGGSSHESESRDRRRA, via the coding sequence ATGTCGATCGTGAATACCCACAACCTCCCGGCCGACCTGCGGGCCATCCAGCTCGAGACCGAGGAGCACGCCCGGAGCTACGGGCTCGACTTCTTCGACTGCATCTTCGAGGTGCTGGACTACGACGAGATCTCGGAGATCGCCGCGCTCGGCGGGTTCCCCACGCGGTATCCGCACTGGCGGTTCGGCATGGAGTACCAGCAGCTCTCCAAGGGCTACCGCTACGGGCTCCAGAAGATCTACGAGATGGTCATCAACAACGACCCGTGCTACGCCTACCTGCTGCGCTGCAACCAGCTCGTCGACCAGAAGCTCGTCATGGCCCACGTCTACGGGCACAACGACTTCTTCAAGAACAACATCTGGTTCGGCCAGACGAACCGCAAGATGATGGACGAGACGGCCAATCACGGCAGCCGGATCCGCTCCTACATGGAGCGGTTCGGCGAGGACGTGGTCGAGGGCTTCATCGACAGCTGCCTGTCGCTCGAGAACCTGATCGACATCTACTCCCCGCACATCAAGCGTCGCGACGCCATCAGCCGCTACGACTTCACGCCCGACGACGCGGAGGAGGATCGGTCCGGCAAGTTCCAGAGCAAGGGCTACATGGACGCCTTCATCAACCCGCCGGACATCCTGAAGGCCGAGGCGCTGAAGCGGGAGGCGGAGAAGGAGAAGCAGAAGCCGATGTCGTTCCCGGAGCAGCCGGAACGCGACGTGCTCCTGTTCCTCCTGGAGCACGCCCCGCTGAAGGCCTGGCAGTACGACGTGCTGGCGATCGTCCGCGAGGAGGCCTACTACTTCGCCCCGCAGGGCCAGACCAAGATCATGAACGAGGGCTGGGCGTCGTTCTGGCACTCGACCATCATGACCCAGAAGACGCTGCACCCCTCGGAGCTGCTGGACTACGCCGACCACCACTCCGGCACCATGGCCACCCAGCCGGGCCGGCTGAACCCGTACAAGCTCGGCATCGAGCTGCTCCGCGACATCGAGGAGCGCTGGAACAAGGGCCAGTTCGGGCCCGAGTGGGAGGAGTGCGACGACTACGAGGCGAAGCGGCGCTGGGACAGGCAGCTCGGCCTCGGCCGCCAGAAGATCTTCGAGGTCCGCCGGATCCACAACGACGTGACGTTCATCGACACGTTCCTGACCCAGGACTTCTGCCGCCGCTACCAGCTCTTCAGCTACAAGCACAACGACCAGAACGACACCTACGAGATCGAGAGCCGCGAGTTCAAGAAGATCAAGGAGCGGCTCCTCTTCAACCTGACCAACTTCGGGCAGCCGATCATCCGCGTGAAGGACGGGAACTACCGCAACCGGGGCGAGCTCTACCTGGCCCACGAGCACTTCGGGATCGACCTGAAGCTGGATTACGCCCAGGACACGCTCCGGCACCTGCACCGCCTGTGGACCCGCCCGACGCACCTCGAGACGGTGGCCGACGGGCGGCCCACGCTCCTTTCGTTCGACGGGACCGACCACTCCATCCGCCCATTGGGAGGATCTTCGCATGAGTCCGAGTCGAGAGATCGCCGCCGCGCTTGA
- a CDS encoding M56 family metallopeptidase: protein MDIAAILGRASASPLLMRLGWTLIHSTWQLAAVAAAVAAAFAMLRGRSANARYLAGCAALAIMAAWPAATFARLGAPAAAPRSATGPPAPTTREADREAREREALASGTRRARPVRPTLRGRLEPWVPALVACWGLGVIVLSARLAGGWLVLRGLVRRGVRPVGEGWERTLAKLRDRLGLRRPVRLLESARVQVPMVVGWIRPVVLLPASALSGLPPDQLALILGHELAHIRRHDYLVNLAQSVIETLFFFHPAAWWLSSRIRAERENCCDDLAVACCGDPLDYARALAALEEIRQGTWSLAPSARGGTLLKRIRRVLGVMPAEEPTSRAMAGTLALSTLSLAAAFLLLIPGAPQARAAVEDRRTLTGTVIDAAGKPVPGADVWIVAETYPESRTISLDDARTDSEGRYRLAWDDSRLEGPAIGTRAVWSYHETHGIGRAMLQAGPARSGGDPDRPIRVALSPASQTSLRITDAEGRPLAAAKVTPATLRETPLRLPEPLAERLASRTDGEGSARLLGPSGGSIEAVRVEPPGGGAQVFHRPKGFPDGAELKLAATVAVTGRVTATEPSAVRGLRLWLSASTEPADAGWITTETEVITDDRGAFSGDHLLPGNLSAWPTLPDDAVHRPIDLLVKEVHAEGGVVRIVVPLVRWMRVRGTIREKGTGVPVAGAGVRLHSWMGNAPITPVMARSDERGRFEVLSPPGQKVFCLLEAPEAHIRLTRGVEMPEVVADGQELPPIELERGVALRGVVADEARRPVAGARVVATWDRIGPGVKQPNGATLHLGSRFNASASTSPRGDFVLQGIHAGANVMLEAERDEARTASPQPAAAGRDEPVKLVISDANTVALSGRVVDTTGAPVARAPIRLQVRRMKDDASAEDLRLDGAGEIRTDEAGRFTTARRIKRGFDYRAEVDPGAGHLMSDGSPWLALGPDTAPKLGDVVLRRLRAVEGRILDPGGNPVPGAKVRQAGDGPNSEEVETDQAGRYRLSGIFAEPAFVFAAKEGYRFAGRLIEAGATTADITLERADGPAPVPLRSSPPAMSREQEKKLIHVVFDDDAERALKDPKVRNLDWILRIVARVDPARAREFVDRLPPEDAANRNGYLRGGLAEEIAADSPDEAAEIVAGIRDPNARTYAYELLSRRVPAADRSRRLALLDESLVAGRALAEAENRVLRMADLGRRNLDLGRTDLATSLLREGQQTALRLPTTGYAAFARRRLAEELALIDVPAAFEVLKGTEEDRDYTASLGHIAHRIAAKDPAEAERIVRTMRDSWPNFRDTYIQRVCYRMVAVDRARALNLARTVMTNYRDKARALAAMALGIARAKGDRRLAGKLLDEAFDLLDATSRGNQDQWDGLAMACTAAAGLLPIVEEVDPTRVREAIWRTLAMRPAYRGDDGRAEIPLIAGARVAAMVARYDRDLGRRVLDGLIRTQLDKLTTTGGRDTSFQAESLVTAAAFIAPHQAASLIGRFPDEAGEEGRESLRERMRQAVVTVLAIPPGPERWRRLERRFLQVWPIDEEEDY, encoded by the coding sequence ATGGACATCGCGGCGATCCTGGGTCGTGCCTCGGCAAGCCCGCTCCTCATGCGATTGGGATGGACGCTGATCCATTCGACGTGGCAGCTCGCGGCCGTGGCGGCGGCCGTGGCCGCGGCGTTCGCGATGCTCCGGGGCCGGTCGGCGAATGCCCGCTACCTGGCCGGCTGCGCGGCGCTCGCGATCATGGCGGCCTGGCCGGCGGCGACCTTCGCCCGGCTCGGGGCCCCGGCCGCCGCGCCGAGGTCCGCCACCGGCCCCCCGGCACCGACGACCCGGGAGGCCGATCGCGAGGCCCGGGAGCGCGAGGCGTTGGCATCGGGGACGCGCCGGGCGCGGCCGGTCCGGCCGACGCTCCGAGGCCGACTCGAGCCGTGGGTGCCGGCCCTCGTCGCCTGCTGGGGGCTGGGCGTCATCGTGCTCTCGGCGCGCCTGGCCGGGGGCTGGCTGGTGCTCCGCGGGCTCGTCCGGCGGGGCGTCCGCCCGGTCGGGGAAGGATGGGAGCGGACCCTCGCGAAGCTCCGCGATCGGCTGGGGCTGCGGAGGCCGGTCCGGCTCCTGGAATCGGCGAGGGTCCAGGTGCCGATGGTGGTCGGCTGGATCCGGCCGGTCGTCCTGCTGCCGGCCTCGGCGTTGAGCGGGCTGCCCCCGGACCAGCTCGCGCTCATCCTCGGCCACGAGCTGGCGCACATCCGCCGGCACGATTACCTCGTCAATCTCGCTCAGAGTGTGATCGAGACCCTGTTCTTCTTCCACCCGGCGGCCTGGTGGCTTTCGTCGCGCATTCGAGCCGAACGGGAGAACTGCTGCGACGACCTGGCCGTCGCCTGCTGCGGCGACCCGCTCGACTATGCGAGGGCCCTGGCCGCGCTCGAAGAGATCCGGCAAGGGACCTGGTCGCTCGCCCCGTCGGCGCGGGGCGGGACCCTGCTGAAGCGGATCCGGAGGGTCCTGGGCGTCATGCCGGCCGAGGAGCCGACCTCCCGCGCGATGGCAGGGACGCTTGCCCTATCGACCCTGTCGCTCGCCGCGGCGTTCCTGCTCCTCATCCCCGGCGCCCCGCAGGCCCGGGCGGCCGTCGAGGACCGGCGGACCCTGACCGGGACGGTCATCGACGCCGCGGGGAAGCCCGTGCCGGGGGCGGACGTCTGGATCGTCGCGGAGACGTACCCGGAGTCGAGGACCATCTCGCTGGACGACGCGCGCACCGATTCCGAGGGGCGATATCGTCTAGCCTGGGACGACTCTCGCCTCGAGGGGCCGGCTATCGGGACGCGGGCCGTCTGGTCCTACCACGAGACGCACGGCATCGGCCGCGCCATGCTGCAGGCCGGGCCCGCGCGGTCGGGCGGCGATCCCGATCGCCCAATCCGGGTCGCGCTCTCGCCCGCCTCGCAGACGTCCCTGCGCATCACGGATGCCGAGGGCCGGCCCCTCGCCGCGGCGAAGGTTACGCCGGCCACCCTCCGCGAAACTCCGCTGCGACTCCCCGAGCCGCTGGCCGAGCGGCTGGCCTCCAGGACGGACGGCGAAGGCTCCGCGCGGCTGCTCGGGCCGTCCGGCGGTTCCATCGAGGCCGTCCGGGTCGAGCCGCCGGGGGGCGGGGCCCAGGTCTTCCATCGGCCGAAGGGGTTCCCGGACGGCGCGGAGCTGAAGCTCGCCGCGACTGTCGCCGTGACCGGCCGGGTGACCGCGACGGAGCCCTCGGCGGTCCGCGGGCTGAGGCTCTGGCTTTCCGCATCGACGGAGCCGGCCGACGCCGGATGGATCACGACGGAAACCGAGGTCATCACCGACGACCGGGGCGCGTTCTCCGGGGACCACCTCCTGCCCGGCAACCTGAGCGCCTGGCCGACCCTGCCGGACGACGCCGTCCACCGTCCGATCGACCTGCTCGTGAAGGAGGTCCATGCCGAGGGCGGGGTCGTCCGCATCGTCGTCCCGCTGGTCCGCTGGATGCGCGTCCGGGGGACAATCCGGGAGAAAGGGACGGGCGTGCCCGTCGCGGGGGCGGGCGTTCGGCTCCACAGCTGGATGGGCAACGCCCCGATCACTCCCGTCATGGCGAGGAGCGACGAACGGGGCCGATTCGAAGTGCTCTCGCCGCCGGGCCAGAAGGTATTCTGCCTCCTGGAGGCTCCCGAAGCACACATCCGGCTGACCCGCGGGGTCGAGATGCCCGAGGTCGTCGCCGACGGCCAGGAATTGCCGCCGATCGAGTTGGAGCGGGGCGTGGCCTTGCGGGGAGTCGTCGCGGACGAGGCGAGACGGCCGGTCGCGGGGGCCCGCGTCGTGGCCACGTGGGACCGCATCGGGCCCGGGGTCAAGCAGCCGAATGGCGCGACGCTGCATCTCGGCTCGAGATTCAACGCGAGCGCGAGCACGTCGCCCCGCGGCGATTTCGTCCTCCAGGGCATCCACGCGGGGGCCAACGTGATGCTCGAGGCCGAGCGCGACGAGGCGAGGACGGCCTCGCCGCAGCCCGCCGCCGCCGGCCGCGACGAGCCGGTCAAGCTGGTGATCAGCGACGCGAACACGGTCGCCCTCTCCGGTCGCGTGGTCGACACGACCGGCGCACCGGTCGCCCGGGCTCCCATCCGGCTCCAAGTCCGGCGCATGAAGGACGACGCCTCTGCCGAGGATCTCCGGCTCGACGGCGCGGGCGAGATCCGTACCGACGAGGCAGGGCGATTCACGACGGCCCGACGGATCAAACGCGGGTTCGACTATCGCGCCGAAGTCGACCCCGGCGCCGGGCACCTGATGTCGGATGGCTCGCCCTGGCTGGCCCTCGGGCCCGATACGGCCCCGAAGCTCGGGGACGTGGTGCTCCGGCGATTGCGGGCCGTGGAGGGGAGGATCCTCGATCCGGGCGGCAATCCCGTCCCGGGGGCGAAGGTCCGGCAGGCCGGCGACGGCCCGAATTCGGAAGAGGTGGAAACCGACCAGGCGGGCCGTTATCGCCTGTCCGGGATCTTCGCCGAGCCGGCCTTCGTGTTCGCGGCGAAGGAGGGATACCGGTTCGCCGGCAGGCTCATCGAGGCCGGTGCGACGACGGCCGACATCACGCTCGAGAGGGCCGATGGCCCGGCGCCGGTTCCTCTCCGAAGCTCGCCTCCCGCGATGAGTCGCGAGCAGGAGAAGAAGCTGATCCATGTCGTCTTCGACGACGATGCCGAGCGGGCCCTCAAGGACCCGAAGGTCCGCAACCTCGACTGGATCCTTCGCATCGTCGCCAGGGTGGACCCTGCCCGGGCCCGCGAGTTCGTCGACCGCCTCCCGCCCGAGGATGCGGCGAACCGGAATGGATACTTGCGCGGCGGGCTTGCCGAGGAGATCGCGGCGGATAGCCCCGACGAGGCCGCGGAAATCGTCGCGGGCATCCGGGATCCGAACGCCAGGACGTATGCCTATGAGCTCCTGAGCCGTCGAGTGCCCGCGGCCGACCGATCGCGGAGGCTGGCCCTGCTCGACGAGTCGCTCGTCGCCGGCCGCGCCCTGGCCGAGGCCGAGAATCGCGTGCTGCGGATGGCCGACCTGGGGCGGAGGAACCTGGACCTGGGCCGCACGGACCTGGCAACCAGCCTGCTCCGCGAGGGCCAGCAGACGGCGCTCCGCCTGCCCACGACGGGATACGCGGCCTTCGCCCGGCGGCGGCTCGCCGAGGAACTCGCCCTGATCGACGTCCCCGCGGCGTTCGAGGTCCTCAAGGGGACCGAGGAGGACAGGGACTACACGGCCAGCCTGGGGCACATCGCCCATCGGATCGCCGCGAAGGATCCCGCCGAGGCCGAGCGCATCGTCCGGACGATGCGCGATTCGTGGCCCAACTTCCGCGACACGTACATCCAGCGCGTCTGCTACCGGATGGTCGCCGTCGACCGGGCCCGGGCCCTCAACCTGGCCCGGACGGTCATGACCAACTATCGGGACAAGGCCCGGGCCCTCGCCGCCATGGCGCTCGGGATCGCCCGGGCGAAGGGCGACCGCAGGCTGGCCGGCAAGCTCCTGGACGAGGCCTTCGACCTGCTCGACGCGACATCACGCGGGAATCAGGACCAGTGGGATGGGCTGGCCATGGCCTGCACGGCGGCCGCGGGGCTGCTGCCCATCGTCGAGGAGGTCGACCCGACGCGGGTCCGCGAGGCCATCTGGCGGACCCTCGCGATGCGCCCGGCGTATCGGGGAGACGACGGCCGGGCGGAGATCCCGCTGATCGCGGGGGCCCGCGTGGCGGCGATGGTCGCGCGGTATGATCGCGACCTCGGGCGCCGGGTCCTCGACGGCCTGATCCGCACGCAGCTCGACAAGCTGACGACGACCGGCGGCCGGGACACCTCGTTCCAGGCGGAGTCTCTGGTGACTGCGGCGGCGTTCATCGCGCCTCACCAGGCGGCGTCGCTGATCGGCCGGTTCCCGGACGAGGCGGGGGAGGAGGGGCGGGAGTCGCTCCGCGAGCGGATGCGGCAGGCCGTCGTCACCGTGCTCGCCATCCCGCCGGGACCCGAGCGGTGGCGGCGGCTGGAGCGGAGGTTCCTCCAGGTCTGGCCGATCGACGAGGAGGAAGACTACTGA
- a CDS encoding BlaI/MecI/CopY family transcriptional regulator, with product MAGGKIPRPTEAELAILRVLWREGPGTLKQVHEAASRAKPTGYTTVLKLLQIMLEKGLVARDESSRPHVYRAAQTEARTQRQLVGDLLERAFGGSALKLVMQALSSRKTPPEELSQIRELIERMEREQGG from the coding sequence ATGGCGGGCGGCAAGATCCCGAGGCCCACGGAGGCGGAGCTGGCGATCCTCCGCGTGCTCTGGCGCGAAGGGCCGGGCACGCTGAAGCAGGTCCACGAGGCGGCGTCGCGGGCGAAGCCCACGGGCTACACGACGGTGCTGAAGCTGCTCCAGATCATGCTGGAGAAGGGGCTCGTGGCCCGCGACGAGTCGAGCCGGCCCCACGTCTACCGGGCTGCTCAAACGGAGGCGAGGACGCAGCGTCAGCTCGTGGGCGACCTCCTGGAGCGTGCCTTCGGCGGCTCGGCGCTGAAGCTCGTGATGCAGGCGCTCTCGTCGCGGAAGACGCCGCCGGAGGAGCTGTCGCAGATCCGGGAGCTCATCGAGCGAATGGAGCGCGAGCAGGGGGGGTGA
- a CDS encoding DUF6717 family protein, with translation MKAAKKSRLFLLAAIVLAVAAGVSVYVARATGLAGPSSNAIMVVAPYWYNGTWVFDDPAVGLRREPFVAGVPEMIDVLVKDIPGAKDGFRLLFSANPFPGHQKTLTWLRGDSQGNFYRLEGTSMEGWICPAMFRYYRRPPASLYVKAEPIAR, from the coding sequence TTGAAAGCCGCGAAGAAATCCCGATTGTTCCTGCTCGCGGCCATCGTCCTGGCCGTTGCCGCCGGCGTGTCGGTCTACGTGGCGAGGGCCACGGGCCTTGCCGGCCCGTCCAGCAACGCCATCATGGTGGTAGCCCCGTACTGGTACAACGGGACGTGGGTGTTCGACGACCCGGCCGTCGGCCTGCGGCGAGAGCCGTTCGTGGCGGGCGTGCCGGAGATGATCGACGTGCTGGTGAAGGACATCCCCGGGGCGAAGGACGGCTTCCGCCTGCTCTTCTCCGCCAACCCGTTCCCCGGCCATCAGAAGACGCTCACCTGGCTCCGGGGCGACTCGCAGGGCAACTTCTACCGGCTCGAGGGGACGTCCATGGAGGGCTGGATCTGCCCGGCGATGTTCCGTTACTACAGGCGCCCGCCGGCGTCCCTGTACGTGAAGGCGGAGCCCATCGCACGGTGA
- a CDS encoding DUF4240 domain-containing protein — MLRHASFVMAGLAAVGLLVGIGMAIRAHIRRAGRLAAPPGEGPGPIRLGSVPARTDDVGAASRSWRMLRWLLALPLLVPIAALVFLVIAIALLAWFAAVFLIHRAYWLRWKLLGIPMPYRRQWESDADDRFWSIIEADGGSIRDEPEQQLEAIRSRLRQKRPGYADLAEFRAHLARRMADACTADLRAACLLIHGRDSEEDFANFRAWLVARGESIYRAALLDADSLADVVEPYRDDCRLAGLRAVAEEVLREVANDGFFQGPAAIPPATMECGWDFGDPEQVSRRLPRLAALYLA, encoded by the coding sequence ATGTTGCGGCATGCCTCTTTCGTGATGGCCGGGCTCGCGGCCGTCGGCCTGCTTGTCGGGATCGGGATGGCCATCCGGGCGCACATCCGACGCGCGGGGCGTCTCGCCGCGCCTCCCGGTGAAGGACCGGGCCCGATCCGCCTCGGCTCGGTGCCGGCCCGGACCGACGACGTCGGCGCGGCGTCCCGTTCTTGGCGTATGCTGCGCTGGCTGCTCGCGCTCCCGCTCCTGGTGCCGATCGCCGCGCTGGTCTTCCTCGTGATCGCGATCGCACTGCTGGCATGGTTCGCGGCCGTCTTCCTGATCCACCGGGCCTACTGGCTGCGATGGAAGCTCCTCGGCATCCCCATGCCGTATCGGAGGCAATGGGAGTCGGACGCGGACGATCGATTCTGGAGCATCATCGAGGCCGACGGGGGGTCGATCCGGGATGAGCCGGAGCAGCAGCTGGAGGCGATCCGGAGCCGCCTCCGGCAGAAGAGGCCCGGCTACGCCGACCTCGCGGAGTTCCGGGCCCACCTCGCTCGCAGGATGGCCGACGCATGCACCGCGGACCTTCGAGCCGCATGCCTCCTGATCCACGGCCGAGATTCCGAGGAGGACTTCGCGAACTTCCGAGCCTGGTTGGTTGCTCGCGGCGAGTCCATCTATCGCGCGGCCCTGCTCGACGCCGACTCGCTGGCCGACGTGGTCGAACCCTATCGCGACGACTGCCGGCTCGCCGGCCTCCGGGCGGTCGCCGAAGAGGTCTTGCGAGAGGTGGCGAATGACGGCTTCTTTCAAGGTCCGGCCGCGATCCCGCCTGCAACCATGGAATGCGGCTGGGATTTCGGCGACCCGGAGCAGGTCTCGCGTCGCCTGCCCCGCCTGGCGGCACTGTATCTGGCCTGA
- the hisF gene encoding imidazole glycerol phosphate synthase subunit HisF, with protein sequence MLAKRIIPCLDVNHGRVVKGTNFLNLRDAGDPVEVAARYDAEGADELVFLDITASHEGREILWDVVRRTAEVCFMPLTVGGGIRSLEDIRALLNAGADKVSINSAAVRDPELVRRAARRFGSQCIVVNIDPKRVTREGREAWEVHINGGRIPTGLEAVAWAREVQRLGAGEIVLTSMDADGTKNGYDLEMTRAVVDAVEVPVVASGGAGNPEHLRAALADAGASAALAASIFHYREYSIADAKAYLAGRGVPVRLVEHGGRAHAPPAVASS encoded by the coding sequence ATGCTGGCGAAGCGGATCATCCCCTGCCTCGACGTGAACCACGGCCGGGTGGTCAAGGGGACGAATTTCCTCAACCTGCGGGACGCCGGCGACCCGGTGGAGGTCGCCGCGCGGTACGACGCGGAGGGGGCGGACGAGCTCGTCTTCCTCGACATCACCGCCAGCCACGAGGGGCGGGAGATCCTCTGGGACGTCGTCCGCCGGACGGCCGAGGTCTGCTTCATGCCGCTCACGGTCGGCGGCGGCATCCGCAGCCTGGAGGACATCCGGGCCCTGCTGAATGCCGGGGCGGACAAGGTCTCGATCAATTCGGCCGCGGTCCGCGACCCGGAGCTCGTCCGCCGGGCGGCCCGACGGTTCGGCAGCCAGTGCATCGTGGTGAACATCGACCCCAAGCGCGTCACCCGCGAGGGCCGCGAGGCGTGGGAGGTGCACATCAACGGCGGCCGGATCCCGACCGGGCTCGAGGCGGTCGCCTGGGCGAGAGAGGTCCAGCGCCTGGGCGCGGGGGAGATCGTCCTGACCAGCATGGACGCCGACGGCACCAAGAACGGCTACGACCTGGAGATGACCCGGGCCGTGGTCGATGCCGTGGAGGTCCCCGTCGTCGCCTCCGGCGGCGCCGGGAACCCGGAGCACCTGAGGGCCGCCCTGGCCGACGCCGGCGCGAGCGCGGCGCTGGCGGCGAGCATCTTCCACTATCGCGAGTACTCGATCGCCGATGCCAAGGCCTATCTGGCCGGCCGCGGCGTCCCGGTGCGGCTGGTCGAGCACGGCGGCCGGGCCCACGCCCCCCCCGCCGTCGCGTCGTCCTGA